The genomic window TATTCTAGTTGATTTGAAAGACAATATAAAAAGGTGTTCTTTATGTAATAATTTTACTTATAAAGATGATATTTGTGAGATATGTATTGATAATAGTAGGAGTAATGAATTACTTATAATTGAAGATTTTAACGATCTTATTTCTATAGAAAAAACAAAAATATATAATGGTTTTTATTTTATTCTTTTTAACCTTATATCACCAATTAAAGGTATAACTCCAGATAATCTTTTTTTAGATAAACTTAAGAATTATTTAAATATTAAAAATATTGATAGAGTAATATTTGGATTACCTAAAACAATAGAAGGTAATATAACAACTCATTTTATTAAAAATTATATTATTAAAAATCTACCACACAGAAACATAATTTATTATAATCTTGCTGAGGGTTTATCAGGAGGTATTAAGATATCTGAATTTCCTGAAAATACATTAAAAGAATCAATTAAAAATATGAAGGAATTCTAAAATTATTAATTAAATATAAATTTATTGCTATTTTGATGCTTTTTCTCTTAAAGCTATATTAATTTCTATAGTTCCAAATCTAGATGTAAAATAAGCAGCGATTGTTTCAAGTTTTACAAGTTCTATATTATAATCTTTTCCGATTATAACAACTGGAGGGGTAATACTTAAAACTTTATCTTTTCCAGATAGATTTATAGTAGCTCTACCTGTGATAACATTAGCAAGTTCTGCTATTGCAGATTTGAGCATTTCTTTATCTTGTTGTTTTTTGGGATCTGTAATCATTTGCATAGCAATTCTTTCTGCTGTATGTTGTTTTAAAGAATAAACAACTTGTCCTTCAATAAAACCAGCAACACCAACAATAATAGAAACATCATTGCCTGGTGTTGGATCAGATTTTAGTTTTACTTCACTTTTCTTTAACTCTACATTAGCAAGTTGCTCAAAAACTTCC from Spirochaetota bacterium includes these protein-coding regions:
- a CDS encoding toprim domain-containing protein, with the protein product MRFEKLYKEISLFFQMFNGVGEKKSFLLTEQLLNFDKNKIEKIINILVDLKDNIKRCSLCNNFTYKDDICEICIDNSRSNELLIIEDFNDLISIEKTKIYNGFYFILFNLISPIKGITPDNLFLDKLKNYLNIKNIDRVIFGLPKTIEGNITTHFIKNYIIKNLPHRNIIYYNLAEGLSGGIKISEFPENTLKESIKNMKEF
- a CDS encoding chemotaxis protein CheX, with the translated sequence MASIKAEYINPFISNALEVFEQLANVELKKSEVKLKSDPTPGNDVSIIVGVAGFIEGQVVYSLKQHTAERIAMQMITDPKKQQDKEMLKSAIAELANVITGRATINLSGKDKVLSITPPVVIIGKDYNIELVKLETIAAYFTSRFGTIEINIALREKASK